One Deltaproteobacteria bacterium genomic window, GGGCGAGGCCGAGTTGCTCGCCGCGGCGGCCGGGCTCGAGCGGGGCAGCGAGCACCCGCTGGCCGCCGCGATCCTGGCGGGCGCCGAGGCCCGCGGCGTGCGGCCGGCCGCCGCCGACGCGTTCGAGTCGCGCACGGGCAAGGGCGTGCTGGGCCGCGTCGGCGGCCGGCCCGTCGCGCTCGGCAACGCGGCGCTGCTCGCCGAGATCGGCGTCGGCCCGCTGCCTGAGGATCCAGAGGGCTTGCGCGGCGATGACCCAGAGGGCTTGCGCGGCCTCGCCGCCCGCGCGGACGCGCTGCGCGCCGGGGGCCAGACCGTCCTGTTCGTCGCGCTCGACGGCCGCGCCGCGGGCCTCGTCTCGGTCGCCGATCCGATCAAGCAGACCACGCCCGAGGCGATCGAGGAGCTCCACCGCGAAGGCCTCCGGATCGTGATGCTCACGGGCGACAACCGCACGACCGCCGAGGCCGTGGCCCGCCGGCTCGGCCTCGACGAGGTCGAGGCCGGCGTGCTCCCCGACCGGAAGGCGGCCGCGGTCCAGCGCCTCCAGGCGCAGGGCCGGGTCGTCGCGATGGCGGGCGACGGGGTGAACGACGCCCCGGCGCTCGCCCAGGCCGACGTCGGGATCGCCATGGGGACCGGCACCGACGTCGCGATGGAGAGCGCCGGCGTCACGCTCGTCAGGGGCGACCTGCGCGGGATCGCCCGCGCCCGCGCGCTCTCCCGCGCGACGATGCGGAACGTCCGCCAGAACCTGTTCTTCGCCTTCGCCTACAACGCGCTCGGCGTCCCGATCGCCGCCGGCGTCCTCTACCCCTTCACCGGCCTGCTGCTCTCCCCGATGCTGGCCGCCGCCGCGATGAGCCTCTCCTCGGTCTCGGTGATCGCAAACGCGTTGCGGCTGCAGCGGGTGCGGATCCGAGCCGCTTGACCAGGGACGGCCGCCCGCCGATGATGGGGACGCCATGACCCGAGCCGACCCGAGAGGCCAGCGCCTGCGCCGCATCGCGGTGGCGTGGCTGCTGGCGGTCGGGCTCGCGAGCCTCCTCGGAGGCGTGGCGGCGGCGCAGGCGGCGGCCCGCGATCACGCCTGCTGCGGGGCCGCGCAGGATCGCGCCGAGGCGCCCCCGCCCTCCTGCCCGTCGCTCCTCCCTCTGGCCTGCTGCGACGCCACCACGGTCCCGGCCACGAGCCATCACGCCTCCGACCTCGGCGCCCTCCTCCCGGGGCCGGCGCTCGCCAGCGGCCCCGGCCCGGGCTCCGCGCGCCCGCCCTGCCCGGGCTGTGATCCGAAGCCGCGCGTCTCGCCACTCGAGCTCTCGGTCGTCCTGCACCTCTGATCCCCGCTCGCGTCCGGATCGACGGATCCCGCGGTGCGCCCCGGCGCTGGCACGCCGGCCCTTCGCGCCGCCCGACGAGCGAGGAGTCCGATGCTCTCGACATTCCGCTGCGCCGTCCTGGCGCTCGCGGCGCTGCCCGGCTGCTTCGGCGCCGGCGGCGCCGCCGTCCACCGGCTCGACCGCGAGCTCGATGCGCTCGAGGCCGTCCCGCCTCCGGCTGAGGCTCCCTTCGAGGGGGCCGCCGTCCTCGAGCGCAGTGCCCTCGTGGAGGAGGTGCTGCGCCGCAACCCGACGATCGCCGCCGCGCGCTACGCCTGGCGTGCCGCGCTCGCGCGCTACCCGCAGGAGACGGCGCTCGAGGACCCGATGTTCTCCTACGGGCTCGGGCCCAGGACCTTCACCTCGGACGAGGCGCCCCAGGTCGGCCAGCGCTTCGAGCTCTCGCAGGCCTTCCCCTTCCCCGGCAAGCGCGCGCTGCGCGGCACGGCCGCGCTCGCCGAGGCCGAGGCCGCCGCCCGCGACTACCAGGCCGTGCGCCTGCGCCTGGCCGCGATGGCCTCCGCGCTCTACGACGACTACTGGCTGGTCACCCAGGCCGCGCGGATCAACGGCGAGCACCTCGCGCTCGTGCACGAGCTGCGCGAGGTCGCGACCGCGCGCTACGAGAGCGGCAGCGCCGAGCAGCAGGATCCCCTGCGCGCCGAGGTCGAGGAGACCGAGCTCCTGCACCAGGAGGTGTCGCTCGCCTCGGCGCGCCGGATCACCGAGCAGCAGCTCGCGCTCCTGCTCCACGCGCCGGGCGGGAGCCCGCTCCCGCCGCCGCCCGACGAGCTCGTGCCGGTGACCGTGGCGGACCCGGGCGCCGGGACCGGGCCCGCGCCGGCCGAGCGCCCCGAGCTGCAGGCGGCGGACGCCCGCGTCCGCGCCCGCGAGGCCGGCGCAGACCTCGCGCAGCTCGCCTACTTCCCGGACGTCCGGGTCCTGGCGGTCTACGACCGCTTCTGGGAGGCCGGTGACATGCAGCCGATGGTCGGCTTCGAGCTGAACCTGCCCTTCCAGCTCGCCCGCCGGCGCGCGGCGCTCGAGCAGGCACGGGCGGAGCTCGGCGCGGCCCGCAGCGAGCGGGAGCGGATGCAGGACGAGATCGCGACCGAGGTCGCGACCGCCCGAGAGCGGCTCGCCGAGGCCCGCCACCTGCTCGAGCTCGTGCGCGACCGCATGCTCCCGGCCGCGCGCGACCAGCTCGGCGCCGCGCGCGCCGGCTACGAGGCGGGGCGCGTCGACTTCGCGGACGTGATCGAGGCGGAGCGCGCGCTGCGCAAGGGCACGCTCGCGAGCGACGAGGCGCTGGCCGAGACGAGCCGCCGCGCGGCCGAGCTGGCCGCGGCGCTCGGCCGGACTCCGGGCGAGGAGCCGGGAGGAGAGACCCCGCACGAGGGAGGCAGCCATCATGAGTGACGCCACGCGACGCCGGCTCGTCACCAGCTTCGTGATCCTGCTCGCGGCCTGCGGCGGCCGGGGCTCGGAGCCCGCGGTCGTCGCAGGCGGGGGGCTGCGCCTCGAGGCCTCGGTCACGCCGGCCTCCCTGCGCGTCGGGGAGAACGAGATGGAGCTCGTCCTGCGCGACGCCGGGGGCCGCCCCGCCGACGACGCCACGGTGTCGGTGAAGGTCCACATGCACGCGATGGGCGCGATGCCCGCGATGGGCGGCGCCGCGCGCGTGGAGGACACCGGCCCGGGGCGCTGGCGCGCCCGCTTCGCGCTCGAGATGGGCGGCACCTGGCTGGTCGAGGTGCGCGCGACGCGCCCGGACGGCGACGCGCTCGCCGCGGAGGGCTCGCTGACGGTCGGCACGCCCGGGGTGCGGCTCGCCGCGACCGGGGCGGCGCCGGCGGCACCGCCCGGCTCCTCCGCACCGCCCGGCGCGGCCGCGGCGGGCGCCGGTCACGTCCACGGCGCGGCACCCCGGCCGAGCGGGGCGTCCGAGGGCGCCCCCGGCGAGTTCCGCTTCGACGCATCCCGCCTCCGCCAGCTCGGCATCGCGAGCGAGCCCGCCCGCCGCGAGGAGCTCAGCGTGTCGGTGCGCGCCTTCGGCCGCGTCGTGCTCGACGAGACGACGCTGCGGGACGTCACGGTGCGGGTCGGCGGCTTCGTCGGCGAGGTGGAGGCCGACGCGCTCGGCGCCCGCGTCGAGCGGGGCCAGGTGCTCTTCACCTTCTACGCGCCCGAGGCCTACGCCGCCCAGCGCGAGTACCTGGCCGCGCTGCGCAGCCAGCGCGCGGCACACGGGAGCAGCGCACCCGCGCGCGCCG contains:
- a CDS encoding TolC family protein, which gives rise to MLSTFRCAVLALAALPGCFGAGGAAVHRLDRELDALEAVPPPAEAPFEGAAVLERSALVEEVLRRNPTIAAARYAWRAALARYPQETALEDPMFSYGLGPRTFTSDEAPQVGQRFELSQAFPFPGKRALRGTAALAEAEAAARDYQAVRLRLAAMASALYDDYWLVTQAARINGEHLALVHELREVATARYESGSAEQQDPLRAEVEETELLHQEVSLASARRITEQQLALLLHAPGGSPLPPPPDELVPVTVADPGAGTGPAPAERPELQAADARVRAREAGADLAQLAYFPDVRVLAVYDRFWEAGDMQPMVGFELNLPFQLARRRAALEQARAELGAARSERERMQDEIATEVATARERLAEARHLLELVRDRMLPAARDQLGAARAGYEAGRVDFADVIEAERALRKGTLASDEALAETSRRAAELAAALGRTPGEEPGGETPHEGGSHHE
- a CDS encoding efflux RND transporter periplasmic adaptor subunit, whose amino-acid sequence is MSDATRRRLVTSFVILLAACGGRGSEPAVVAGGGLRLEASVTPASLRVGENEMELVLRDAGGRPADDATVSVKVHMHAMGAMPAMGGAARVEDTGPGRWRARFALEMGGTWLVEVRATRPDGDALAAEGSLTVGTPGVRLAATGAAPAAPPGSSAPPGAAAAGAGHVHGAAPRPSGASEGAPGEFRFDASRLRQLGIASEPARREELSVSVRAFGRVVLDETTLRDVTVRVGGFVGEVEADALGARVERGQVLFTFYAPEAYAAQREYLAALRSQRAAHGSSAPARADALARAGARRLELWGFAPEEVEAIARRGTPQEYLPVRAPIAGYVVEKAIVAGSPVEAGQRVYRIAPLDRIWIDAEIYEAELGLVAPGQPAEVELPYAPGRRFGATVAYVYPRLQEERRTARVRVELANPDLVLRPEMYADVFLRRPLGARLTVPDTAVLRTGERSFVFLDLGEGRLRPQPVEIGVASEGRIEILSGLAEGARVVTAGTFLVAGESRLRAALEAW